One Synechococcus sp. PROS-9-1 DNA window includes the following coding sequences:
- a CDS encoding ABC transporter ATP-binding protein: MADLFDEGRPAVAQLRDVSKVYGSGETEVKALNGLDLDVRRGDYLAVMGASGSGKSTAMNVLGCLDRPTSGSYWLNGSAVERLDDDALADLRNKELGFVFQQFHLLPHATALENVMLPMIYAGLPSLEREQRAVAALKQVGLGKRMENRPNQLSGGQQQRVAIARAMINKPALLLADEPTGALDSRTTHDVLNLFDELHAQGITIVLVTHEDDVAARAQTVIHFHDGKVERVAQNRINPGLKTPSPH, translated from the coding sequence TTGGCTGATCTCTTTGATGAAGGCCGCCCAGCGGTGGCTCAGCTCCGAGATGTCAGCAAGGTCTATGGCTCTGGAGAAACGGAGGTCAAAGCTCTCAATGGGCTTGATCTTGATGTGCGTCGTGGTGACTACCTGGCTGTGATGGGTGCGAGTGGATCGGGCAAGAGCACAGCGATGAATGTTTTGGGATGCCTGGATCGACCCACCAGCGGCTCCTATTGGCTGAATGGGAGTGCTGTTGAGCGGCTTGATGACGATGCGTTAGCAGATCTGCGCAACAAGGAACTGGGTTTTGTGTTTCAGCAGTTCCATCTCTTACCCCATGCGACGGCACTGGAGAATGTGATGCTGCCAATGATTTATGCAGGCCTTCCTTCCTTGGAGCGCGAGCAAAGGGCTGTTGCAGCTCTTAAGCAGGTTGGCCTTGGGAAAAGAATGGAAAATCGCCCCAACCAACTGTCGGGTGGTCAGCAGCAGCGGGTGGCCATCGCGAGAGCGATGATTAACAAGCCCGCTCTTCTGCTCGCTGATGAGCCCACCGGTGCTTTGGATTCACGCACGACGCATGACGTTCTGAATTTGTTTGATGAGTTGCATGCTCAAGGCATCACGATCGTTCTCGTCACCCATGAAGACGATGTGGCAGCTCGTGCCCAGACTGTGATTCACTTTCACGACGGGAAGGTCGAGCGAGTGGCACAAAACCGCATTAACCCAGGCCTTAAAACGCCTTCACCTCATTAA
- a CDS encoding NAD(P)H-quinone oxidoreductase subunit N — MPELGALLLSTQAVAAPGELLNLALHAGTVGPEAAVLVAMIATLLVDLAGEKVSVRWVPPICYAGLGTALVLLALQWNAPLEPSFLGAFLSDHLAIAFRAIVALSTLLSLLISWRYAEQSGTPVGEYAAILLAATLGGMMLCGATDLVSVFVSLETLSVASYLLSGYMKRDARSSEAALKYLLVGSAAAAVFLYGASLLYGLSGSTSLEVIGEALVTSPTPLAALALVFVLATVAFKIAAVPFHQWTPDVYEGSPTPVVAFLSVGSKAAGFALALRLLVGCFGSFDTQWKLLFTVLAILSMTLGNVVALAQTSMKRMLAYSSIGQAGFVMIGLVCGTEDGFAAMVLYMATYLFMNLGAFACIILFSIRTGSDRISDYAGLYQKDPLITLGLSLCLLSLGGIPPMLGFFGKIYLFFAGWADHQYVLVVVGLVTSVISIYYYIGVIKMMVVKEPQEASDVVKAYPPINWSTIGLPPLRVALVLCVVVTAVGGILSNPLFEWASSTVAGTPLLQQAIATSSGASLG, encoded by the coding sequence ATGCCCGAATTGGGTGCTCTGCTTCTGTCCACCCAGGCCGTGGCAGCTCCTGGGGAGCTGCTCAACCTTGCTTTGCATGCCGGCACGGTTGGGCCTGAGGCAGCTGTTTTAGTGGCGATGATCGCGACCTTGTTGGTTGATTTAGCCGGAGAAAAAGTTTCAGTTCGCTGGGTTCCACCCATTTGTTATGCGGGCTTAGGTACGGCCCTGGTTCTGCTGGCTCTGCAGTGGAATGCACCCCTCGAGCCTTCGTTTTTAGGGGCTTTCCTTTCCGATCACCTTGCGATTGCTTTCAGAGCGATTGTTGCTCTTTCAACGCTCTTATCTCTTCTGATTAGTTGGAGATATGCCGAGCAAAGCGGCACTCCTGTTGGGGAATACGCGGCCATCCTGCTCGCTGCCACCCTTGGCGGAATGATGCTTTGTGGTGCAACAGACCTGGTGAGCGTTTTCGTGTCGCTAGAGACGCTTTCCGTGGCCAGTTATTTGCTGTCGGGATACATGAAACGTGATGCACGTAGTTCTGAGGCAGCGCTCAAATATTTGTTGGTGGGTTCGGCTGCTGCGGCCGTATTCCTTTACGGAGCTTCGCTTCTGTATGGCCTGAGTGGCTCAACCAGTTTGGAAGTGATTGGTGAGGCTTTGGTGACTAGCCCCACACCATTAGCCGCTCTAGCGCTGGTCTTCGTTCTTGCAACGGTGGCTTTCAAGATCGCTGCCGTTCCTTTTCACCAGTGGACTCCTGATGTTTATGAGGGTTCACCGACTCCGGTTGTGGCCTTCTTGTCGGTGGGTTCCAAAGCTGCAGGTTTTGCCCTGGCTCTGAGATTGCTCGTTGGCTGTTTTGGAAGTTTCGATACGCAATGGAAACTTCTATTCACGGTCTTGGCGATTCTCAGCATGACGCTGGGCAACGTGGTGGCGTTAGCCCAGACCTCGATGAAGAGGATGCTGGCCTACAGCTCGATTGGACAGGCCGGATTCGTGATGATCGGCCTTGTGTGCGGCACTGAAGACGGCTTTGCCGCAATGGTGCTCTACATGGCCACCTATCTCTTCATGAATCTTGGTGCATTCGCTTGCATCATCCTGTTTTCGATCAGAACGGGAAGCGACCGGATTTCTGATTATGCGGGCTTGTATCAGAAAGATCCCTTGATCACGCTTGGCCTGAGTCTCTGCTTGCTTTCCCTTGGTGGAATTCCACCGATGCTTGGTTTCTTCGGGAAGATTTATTTGTTTTTTGCTGGTTGGGCAGACCACCAATACGTCTTGGTCGTGGTTGGCCTCGTGACCTCGGTCATTTCGATTTACTACTACATCGGCGTCATCAAGATGATGGTGGTGAAGGAGCCTCAAGAGGCTTCAGATGTTGTGAAGGCCTATCCACCGATCAACTGGAGCACGATTGGACTTCCTCCCTTGAGAGTGGCTCTCGTGCTGTGCGTCGTGGTCACTGCCGTGGGCGGAATCCTTTCCAACCCGCTGTTTGAATGGGCCAGCAGCACGGTGGCTGGCACACCTTTGCTGCAGCAGGCGATTGCTACTTCCTCAGGCGCCTCCCTTGGCTGA
- the topA gene encoding type I DNA topoisomerase yields the protein MANTLVIVESPTKARTIRGFLPKGYRVEASMGHVRDLPNNASEIPAAQKGQKWANLGVNTEADFEPLYVVPKDKKKIVRELKDALKGVDELLLATDEDREGESISWHLLQLLSPKVPVKRMVFHEITKEAISRALDDTRELDMELVHAQETRRILDRLVGYTLSPLLWKKVAWGLSAGRVQSVAVRLLVQRERARRAFRSGSYWDLKAALEQQSIRFDAKLTHLGGTKVATGNDFDESTGGLKQGSKVRLLSEDDARSLSLALQSSDWNVSSVEEKPTVRRPVPPFTTSTLQQESNRKLRLSARETMRCAQGLYERGYITYMRTDSVHLSDQAITAARSCVESRYGKEYLSNGPRQFSTKSRNAQEAHEAIRPSGESFRAPSETGLEGRDLSLYELIWKRTVASQMAEARLTMLAVDLTVGEALFRSSGKRIDFPGFFRAYVEGSDDPDAALEGQEVLLPALNVGDSPKVHEVEALGHQTQPPARFSEASLVKMLEKEGIGRPSTYASIIGTIVDRGYSSLNNNSLTPSFTAFAVTALLEEHFPDLVDTGFTARMETTLDEISTGKVQWLPYLDGFFKGDEGLESLVHKREGDIDPGASRTIDLEGLPCVVRIGRFGAYLESKRVGDDGEEELIKATLPKEITPGELDQEQAELILKQKADGPEALGEDPETGDLVYLLFGQYGPYVQKGQVSDENPKPKRASLPKGVKPEELKLDDALGLLRLPRLLGEHPESGKVQAGLGRFGPYVVWDKGKGEKDYRSLKGEDEVLAVGLSRALELLAMPKRGRGGRTALKDLGKPEGSEETVQVFDGPYGLYVKQGKVNASLPEGKGADDITLKEAIELLDAKAATKKTTKRKTSTTKSTSKAKSTTKGETAKGTTAKGTTAKPAARKAPAMTKTGRLRASAVRVIRPGDA from the coding sequence GTGGCGAACACCCTGGTCATCGTTGAGAGCCCCACAAAGGCCCGCACCATCCGTGGATTCCTTCCGAAGGGCTATCGGGTGGAAGCTTCGATGGGCCATGTGCGGGATCTGCCGAACAACGCAAGTGAGATCCCTGCAGCTCAAAAAGGTCAGAAGTGGGCCAACCTCGGAGTCAACACTGAGGCGGACTTCGAACCCCTTTATGTGGTTCCGAAGGACAAGAAAAAAATTGTGCGCGAGCTCAAAGACGCCCTGAAGGGCGTTGATGAACTCCTGCTAGCGACTGACGAAGATCGAGAAGGGGAAAGCATCAGTTGGCATTTGCTCCAGCTGTTGTCACCCAAGGTCCCCGTGAAACGGATGGTGTTTCACGAGATCACGAAAGAGGCGATCTCCCGGGCACTCGATGACACGCGTGAGCTCGATATGGAGCTGGTGCATGCCCAGGAAACCCGAAGAATCCTCGACCGATTGGTGGGCTACACCCTCTCGCCCCTGTTGTGGAAGAAAGTTGCCTGGGGGCTTTCGGCCGGACGTGTTCAATCCGTAGCTGTCCGTCTGCTCGTGCAGCGAGAGCGGGCTAGACGAGCCTTTCGCAGTGGAAGCTATTGGGATCTGAAAGCTGCACTCGAACAGCAGAGCATCCGCTTTGATGCCAAGCTCACGCACCTCGGCGGGACGAAAGTCGCCACCGGCAATGATTTTGATGAAAGCACCGGAGGCCTCAAGCAAGGCAGCAAGGTGCGCCTCCTGAGCGAAGACGATGCTCGCTCCCTATCGCTTGCTCTTCAATCGTCGGATTGGAACGTCTCCTCCGTTGAGGAAAAGCCCACGGTGCGCAGGCCCGTTCCGCCGTTCACCACCAGCACGCTGCAGCAAGAATCAAATCGCAAATTGCGTCTGTCAGCGCGGGAGACGATGCGCTGCGCTCAGGGCCTGTATGAACGCGGTTACATCACCTACATGCGCACCGATTCGGTGCATCTCTCCGATCAAGCCATTACGGCTGCACGCAGCTGTGTGGAATCGCGCTACGGCAAGGAGTATCTGAGCAACGGGCCCAGGCAGTTCAGCACCAAGTCACGCAATGCTCAGGAAGCCCATGAGGCGATCCGACCTTCTGGGGAGAGCTTCCGAGCCCCCTCCGAAACTGGCTTGGAAGGGCGTGATTTGTCTTTGTACGAGCTGATTTGGAAACGCACAGTCGCTAGCCAAATGGCAGAAGCCCGACTCACCATGCTCGCGGTGGACCTCACGGTTGGAGAAGCCCTGTTCCGTTCCAGTGGAAAGCGCATTGATTTCCCCGGCTTTTTCCGCGCCTACGTCGAGGGCAGCGATGACCCTGATGCGGCTTTGGAAGGTCAGGAAGTGTTGTTGCCCGCCCTGAACGTTGGCGATTCACCCAAGGTTCATGAGGTTGAAGCTCTCGGACACCAAACCCAGCCGCCCGCTCGCTTCAGCGAAGCCTCCCTGGTGAAAATGCTGGAGAAAGAAGGGATCGGTCGTCCTTCCACCTACGCCAGCATCATCGGCACGATCGTGGATCGTGGCTATTCCTCGCTCAACAACAATTCGCTCACCCCAAGTTTCACAGCCTTTGCTGTGACCGCTCTGCTTGAGGAGCACTTCCCCGATTTGGTGGATACCGGATTCACTGCCCGCATGGAAACCACCTTGGATGAAATCTCCACCGGGAAAGTGCAATGGCTGCCTTATTTGGATGGATTTTTCAAAGGCGATGAAGGACTGGAGTCCCTGGTCCACAAACGTGAGGGAGACATCGACCCTGGAGCGTCACGCACGATTGACCTCGAGGGCTTGCCGTGCGTGGTCAGGATCGGTCGCTTTGGGGCCTATCTCGAATCCAAGCGCGTTGGTGACGACGGAGAAGAGGAGCTGATCAAAGCAACCCTTCCAAAAGAGATCACCCCTGGTGAACTGGATCAGGAACAAGCAGAACTCATCCTCAAGCAAAAGGCGGATGGTCCAGAAGCGCTCGGTGAGGATCCAGAAACGGGTGATCTTGTTTATTTGCTCTTCGGTCAGTACGGCCCCTATGTGCAAAAGGGTCAGGTCAGCGACGAAAACCCCAAGCCGAAACGGGCCTCCTTGCCGAAAGGAGTGAAGCCCGAAGAGCTGAAACTTGATGATGCGCTCGGGCTACTGCGCTTGCCCAGGCTCCTAGGCGAACATCCAGAGAGCGGAAAGGTTCAGGCTGGCTTGGGTCGCTTTGGCCCCTACGTGGTTTGGGACAAAGGAAAAGGCGAAAAGGACTATCGCTCCCTCAAAGGCGAAGACGAAGTCCTTGCCGTTGGTCTCAGTCGAGCCCTGGAACTACTCGCCATGCCAAAGCGGGGCCGAGGGGGAAGGACGGCGCTAAAGGACCTTGGCAAACCGGAGGGAAGCGAAGAGACCGTGCAGGTCTTCGATGGCCCCTACGGCCTCTATGTCAAACAGGGAAAAGTGAATGCTTCATTGCCTGAGGGCAAAGGGGCCGACGACATCACCCTGAAGGAAGCGATCGAACTCCTCGACGCAAAAGCCGCCACAAAAAAAACCACGAAACGCAAAACCTCAACAACCAAAAGCACCAGCAAAGCCAAAAGCACCACCAAGGGTGAAACCGCCAAGGGCACAACCGCCAAGGGCACAACCGCCAAACCTGCTGCCCGTAAAGCACCGGCAATGACGAAGACCGGGCGCCTTCGCGCGAGTGCCGTGCGCGTCATCCGTCCTGGTGACGCTTAA
- a CDS encoding M23 family metallopeptidase, which yields MVLRWLAAPLVLTLPSAPQSPQGLPAPLAPLLPPAELRVKPPQRFDRSLEALERNQIITPQERRTLVRGAVAKPIDMQRFQQACRRGALSRRECATGVAFRGRSNRASFRQTNWRLAPISVPVSALLAGAGHGFRLESVFSVSPRPLAIAGNGDQRLLFPIIGSAITTSEFGMRQHPVIGRWLMHAGKDLAAPEGTPVIAALSGTVMSSGLAGGYGIAVEVEHKLPRRRTLYGHLSEIYVKSGQKVQQGEVIGRVGSTGLSTGPHLHFELRTKQGKGWVAKDPGELDLNPITTSGTDAVSLLIGQLMNSLERDKA from the coding sequence GTGGTCCTGCGCTGGCTTGCTGCTCCCTTGGTGCTGACCCTGCCCTCTGCTCCGCAGAGCCCTCAAGGCCTTCCAGCACCACTGGCGCCCCTGCTTCCTCCTGCTGAACTTCGCGTCAAGCCGCCCCAACGTTTCGATCGCTCGTTGGAGGCCCTCGAACGCAATCAAATCATCACCCCGCAAGAGCGTCGAACGCTGGTAAGAGGAGCGGTGGCCAAGCCCATTGATATGCAGCGCTTTCAACAAGCCTGTCGAAGGGGCGCTCTGTCCAGGCGTGAATGTGCGACTGGTGTTGCCTTTCGCGGGCGTTCCAATCGCGCAAGCTTTCGCCAAACGAATTGGCGTCTCGCTCCGATCTCGGTCCCCGTTTCTGCGCTTCTTGCAGGAGCCGGACATGGATTTCGATTGGAGTCCGTCTTCTCTGTATCGCCCAGACCTCTTGCGATCGCAGGCAATGGTGATCAGCGCTTGCTCTTTCCCATCATCGGCTCTGCAATCACCACAAGTGAATTCGGAATGCGTCAGCATCCCGTGATCGGCCGTTGGTTGATGCATGCAGGAAAAGACCTGGCCGCCCCAGAAGGAACTCCAGTTATCGCGGCACTCTCAGGCACGGTCATGAGCAGTGGACTCGCCGGGGGCTATGGCATCGCTGTGGAAGTGGAGCACAAGTTGCCCAGGCGACGCACGCTCTACGGGCATCTCTCAGAGATCTACGTCAAATCTGGGCAGAAGGTCCAACAGGGTGAGGTCATTGGAAGGGTCGGAAGCACCGGCCTGAGCACTGGGCCTCATCTTCATTTTGAACTGCGAACGAAGCAGGGAAAGGGATGGGTAGCAAAAGATCCCGGCGAGCTGGATCTCAACCCCATAACAACGTCTGGCACTGATGCCGTCTCGCTGCTTATTGGACAACTCATGAACAGTCTCGAGAGAGACAAAGCCTGA
- a CDS encoding response regulator transcription factor — MAQLPEPSDQKIRILLVDDEVRLTELLRLELDVEGYDVEVASDGATGLIKARSHPEPDLIVLDWNLPDFSGVDICQRIRSSGVTTPILMLTGHDDIADRVKALDAGVDDYLVKPFSIEELMARLRAMQRRAQGFSVSGQGKDAERTYLEVGDLTINMQTRDVHRSGQRIQLSVKEYELLCFLMRGSGKVLERPEIMKGVWGEDFYGDDNLLDVYIRYLRQKIESKDLPTLIHTVRGVGFILRDESVSSSS, encoded by the coding sequence ATGGCTCAGTTGCCAGAACCCTCTGATCAAAAGATTCGAATTCTGCTTGTGGATGACGAAGTCCGCTTGACTGAGTTGTTGCGATTGGAGTTAGACGTTGAGGGGTATGACGTTGAGGTCGCGTCTGATGGCGCCACTGGATTAATCAAAGCCAGAAGCCACCCAGAGCCTGATCTCATTGTTCTGGATTGGAACCTTCCGGATTTCTCCGGTGTGGACATATGTCAGCGAATTCGCAGTAGCGGAGTGACAACTCCGATCCTAATGTTGACCGGTCACGATGATATTGCCGATCGCGTTAAAGCTCTTGATGCCGGTGTAGATGACTATTTGGTGAAACCTTTTTCAATCGAAGAATTGATGGCTCGGTTGAGAGCGATGCAGCGAAGAGCGCAAGGCTTTTCGGTATCAGGGCAAGGGAAAGATGCCGAGCGAACATATTTGGAGGTTGGAGATTTAACAATCAATATGCAAACCAGGGATGTGCATCGTTCTGGGCAAAGAATCCAGCTTTCGGTTAAGGAGTATGAGTTGCTTTGTTTCCTGATGCGTGGAAGCGGAAAAGTGTTGGAAAGGCCTGAAATCATGAAGGGTGTTTGGGGGGAAGATTTCTATGGAGACGACAACTTGCTTGATGTTTATATACGCTACTTAAGGCAAAAAATAGAAAGCAAGGATCTCCCGACTTTGATCCATACCGTTCGTGGTGTTGGTTTTATTTTAAGAGATGAAAGTGTCTCCTCAAGCTCTTAA
- a CDS encoding ABC transporter substrate-binding protein: MIGPSAQPVSFRRRQLLQAGFIAGLSSLAGCARSNGSPLLRAPEKSLPALWQKQLKAPWRTKELKAINSSAAASWLSSTDLLTIGDGWLSSLNPGSFQAIDAAPLQAQLGAASERFLSELPTAWKGKIFPVGVSPWVMLFRGEPTLRNQAANSWEVLLDPELKGKVLFPSSPRLVMSLTAHMQTPDALRQLRQAAISFDDRHALNWLLQGDAQVAVLPLQRCMGALLRDQRLHAVLPLQGAPLNWTLMLRPSSSKEPLPQDWVKKAWEEPLLSRLLSAGWVPPLARSQLSIAMSRVPKRLRALVLPSNEVWQRCWNLALLDPSEQDAMKAKWKASTP; the protein is encoded by the coding sequence ATGATCGGCCCATCTGCTCAGCCCGTTTCGTTTCGCCGGCGACAGCTGCTTCAGGCCGGCTTCATTGCCGGACTCTCATCGCTGGCAGGCTGTGCGCGATCCAATGGTTCGCCCCTTTTGCGGGCCCCAGAGAAGAGCCTTCCTGCACTGTGGCAAAAGCAGCTCAAGGCTCCCTGGCGTACTAAAGAGCTGAAAGCCATCAACAGCTCCGCCGCCGCCTCGTGGCTCTCGTCCACCGATCTACTCACGATTGGGGATGGTTGGTTATCGAGTCTTAACCCGGGATCGTTTCAAGCCATTGATGCCGCTCCTCTTCAAGCGCAACTAGGAGCGGCATCAGAGCGGTTTCTGTCTGAATTACCCACCGCCTGGAAAGGCAAAATTTTCCCTGTGGGCGTTAGCCCCTGGGTCATGCTGTTTCGAGGAGAACCAACCCTCAGAAACCAAGCGGCCAACAGCTGGGAGGTGCTTCTGGATCCAGAACTCAAGGGAAAAGTCCTTTTCCCGTCGAGCCCGCGACTGGTGATGTCGCTGACAGCTCACATGCAGACCCCTGATGCGCTGCGACAGCTCAGACAGGCAGCCATCAGTTTTGATGATCGACACGCCCTCAACTGGTTGCTGCAAGGCGATGCACAAGTTGCAGTGCTGCCTCTGCAACGGTGTATGGGAGCGCTCCTTCGAGACCAAAGGCTGCATGCAGTGCTGCCTTTGCAGGGTGCGCCTCTGAACTGGACCCTGATGCTGCGCCCGAGTTCAAGCAAAGAGCCCTTACCTCAAGACTGGGTCAAAAAAGCCTGGGAAGAACCGCTGCTTAGTCGGCTGCTCTCTGCAGGATGGGTTCCGCCCCTGGCTCGTTCACAACTCAGCATCGCCATGTCGCGAGTGCCAAAACGGCTTCGCGCCCTTGTCCTTCCCTCCAACGAGGTCTGGCAACGCTGCTGGAATCTTGCCCTTCTGGATCCGTCGGAGCAGGACGCGATGAAAGCCAAGTGGAAGGCATCAACCCCATAG
- a CDS encoding aldo/keto reductase, whose product MTTKPCSGAGVRRAFGTGPAVSLFTLGTMRALKDREQMVAIVRAAHAAGINHLETAPAYGPAETFLGQALDQLAQEGIAPEGGWLITSKLLPGLSLEQGQRALSSCLDRLGRPFLHGLAVHGLNREEHLHWALEGDGARLLDWALKSGLVGQVGFSSHGSNPLIARAIASGRFRFCSLHLHLLDPARLPLALEALDAGMGVMAISPADKGGRLQAPSPLLKADCQPWEPLALAYRYLLAAGVSTLTVGASSPSDLNLAASMASSDGALTHAEQTAMTRLELLRQQRLGETLCHQCKACLPCPKEVPIPELLRLRNLRLAHDLQEFTEERYNLIGRAGHWWEEVNAEGCESCGDCLPRCPHQLAIPDLLAETHQLLAASPRRRLWG is encoded by the coding sequence ATGACAACAAAGCCTTGCTCTGGTGCTGGGGTTCGACGTGCCTTTGGCACTGGTCCTGCGGTGAGTTTGTTCACCCTGGGGACAATGCGTGCTTTGAAAGACCGCGAGCAAATGGTTGCCATTGTGCGGGCAGCCCATGCCGCTGGGATCAATCATTTAGAGACGGCACCCGCCTACGGCCCTGCTGAAACCTTTTTGGGGCAGGCCTTGGATCAGTTGGCTCAAGAAGGGATTGCCCCTGAGGGGGGGTGGTTAATCACCAGCAAACTCCTTCCAGGCCTGTCTTTGGAGCAAGGACAACGCGCCTTGTCTTCATGCCTTGACCGCTTGGGACGCCCTTTTCTGCACGGCTTGGCGGTCCATGGTCTGAATCGAGAGGAACACCTGCATTGGGCGCTCGAAGGGGATGGAGCCAGGCTCCTGGACTGGGCCCTGAAATCTGGGCTTGTGGGTCAGGTGGGTTTCAGCAGCCATGGCTCCAATCCACTTATCGCTCGTGCGATAGCAAGTGGTCGCTTTCGGTTTTGCAGCCTGCATCTCCATTTGTTGGATCCAGCAAGGCTCCCCTTGGCGTTGGAAGCGTTGGATGCAGGAATGGGAGTGATGGCGATCTCTCCCGCGGATAAGGGTGGTCGCTTGCAAGCTCCAAGCCCATTGCTAAAGGCAGATTGCCAGCCGTGGGAACCCTTAGCTCTTGCTTACCGCTACCTGTTGGCCGCTGGGGTTAGCACCCTCACGGTTGGGGCCAGCAGCCCGAGCGATCTCAACCTTGCCGCCTCCATGGCCAGCAGCGATGGGGCGCTTACCCATGCAGAACAGACCGCTATGACCCGACTGGAATTGTTGCGTCAACAGCGGCTCGGTGAAACGCTTTGCCATCAATGCAAAGCCTGTCTCCCCTGTCCGAAAGAGGTGCCCATTCCTGAGTTGCTGCGACTGCGCAACCTGCGACTCGCCCACGACCTCCAGGAGTTCACAGAGGAGCGTTACAACTTGATTGGGCGCGCTGGCCACTGGTGGGAGGAGGTGAATGCCGAAGGGTGTGAGAGCTGTGGGGATTGCCTTCCCCGTTGCCCGCATCAACTGGCGATCCCTGATCTGTTGGCGGAGACCCATCAGCTATTGGCCGCGTCCCCTCGACGACGTCTATGGGGTTGA
- a CDS encoding DUF2232 domain-containing protein gives MEPRLSRRQALRMMEASYLAAAAALIWLALYYLPIGGALFRLALPLPLALLLVRRGRRAGLEGVVVAILLLVVLMGPLRGPLMLFPYGLLSIWLGWCWHKKVSWWISWGLGVVIGAAGFLVRVVALSLMVGENLWVVITRAGAGLLDRVLELMQLPLAPDLLLVQAMAITLVVVQQLVYVLALHALAYWIFPRLQAPIPEPPPLLHGLVALDPL, from the coding sequence ATGGAACCACGCCTCAGCCGTCGACAAGCTCTGCGCATGATGGAGGCCTCATACCTGGCGGCGGCGGCAGCCTTAATTTGGCTGGCTCTCTATTACTTACCCATCGGTGGAGCCCTGTTCCGTCTTGCCCTGCCGCTTCCTTTAGCGCTGCTTCTTGTTCGACGGGGCCGGCGGGCCGGACTAGAGGGCGTCGTTGTAGCAATTCTGCTGCTGGTGGTGCTCATGGGTCCTCTGCGTGGGCCCCTGATGCTGTTTCCCTACGGATTGCTGTCCATTTGGCTCGGATGGTGCTGGCACAAAAAGGTGAGCTGGTGGATCAGCTGGGGGCTAGGTGTCGTCATTGGAGCGGCAGGATTCCTGGTGAGGGTGGTCGCGCTGTCCTTGATGGTGGGCGAGAACCTTTGGGTGGTGATTACAAGAGCCGGCGCCGGACTCCTCGATCGTGTCCTTGAGCTGATGCAGTTGCCCCTCGCCCCTGATCTGCTTTTGGTGCAAGCCATGGCTATCACGCTCGTTGTGGTGCAGCAGCTCGTTTACGTACTAGCTCTCCACGCCTTGGCCTACTGGATCTTTCCCCGTCTCCAAGCTCCGATTCCTGAACCTCCTCCCCTGCTCCATGGCCTGGTCGCCCTCGACCCTCTTTAA
- a CDS encoding nicotinate-nucleotide--dimethylbenzimidazole phosphoribosyltransferase gives MAWSPSTLFKLPAGCTRLSGPASEFWSGATHRFWSDPGPAPDLLLLLSSTLTAEVKGISAAGATSESRRYTAIADAELLLYGPSHRPRWPLPPLPAGVSPALISWVAAQAIQIQPWVGSIGLSKLPPFAHLRFEDPQLGPAACISTGHSMTPQRVQQLLSKGQRFGERLRQPLVLAECVPGGTTTALAVLCGLGLPANDLISGSAIHPPMALKRELVHQGLQSAELGATPSAQELLAAVGDPFQAFATGLLIGSLVSSQPLLLAGGSQMAAVLALALSMVSSRERRLLSNQVLIGTTAWLAGEVLTPTGSKRASLVELLALLEDHFDVSISALASGLRFRNSRHRSLRDYELGHVKEGVGAGGLTLLAQLRGLSLNRISQACDNAMDQLLESRLNPPEFPTNSQVIQPRKV, from the coding sequence ATGGCCTGGTCGCCCTCGACCCTCTTTAAGCTCCCAGCGGGATGCACGCGCCTTTCGGGCCCAGCATCCGAGTTTTGGTCAGGAGCCACTCACCGCTTTTGGTCCGACCCGGGACCAGCTCCTGATCTTTTACTGCTGCTGTCCTCCACGTTGACCGCAGAGGTGAAAGGCATCTCTGCTGCCGGTGCAACGTCTGAATCACGCCGCTACACCGCCATTGCTGACGCTGAGCTGCTTCTTTATGGGCCCTCACATCGGCCCCGCTGGCCATTGCCGCCTCTGCCCGCCGGCGTCTCGCCTGCGTTGATCAGTTGGGTTGCTGCGCAGGCCATCCAGATTCAGCCCTGGGTGGGATCGATTGGGCTGTCCAAGTTGCCTCCCTTCGCTCATCTGCGCTTTGAGGATCCGCAGCTCGGTCCAGCCGCATGCATCAGCACCGGGCACTCCATGACGCCTCAGCGAGTCCAGCAGCTGCTCAGCAAAGGCCAACGTTTCGGTGAGCGTTTGCGGCAACCACTGGTTCTTGCTGAATGTGTCCCCGGAGGAACCACCACAGCGTTAGCCGTTCTTTGTGGTCTTGGACTTCCCGCCAATGACCTGATCAGTGGTAGTGCCATCCATCCACCGATGGCGTTAAAACGAGAACTTGTGCATCAGGGGCTGCAATCGGCAGAGCTCGGCGCAACGCCTTCTGCTCAGGAGCTTTTAGCTGCCGTGGGAGATCCTTTTCAGGCCTTTGCAACCGGGTTACTGATCGGATCCCTGGTTAGCAGTCAACCCCTCCTGTTGGCTGGGGGCAGTCAGATGGCTGCCGTGCTGGCACTCGCCCTCAGCATGGTGTCGTCCAGAGAGCGGCGCTTGCTTTCCAATCAAGTGCTGATTGGCACAACGGCCTGGTTGGCTGGGGAAGTGCTGACACCAACCGGGAGCAAGCGCGCATCTTTGGTAGAGCTGCTGGCACTACTGGAAGATCATTTCGATGTTTCCATCTCTGCCCTGGCGAGTGGTCTTCGCTTTCGCAACAGTCGACACCGCTCGCTGCGTGACTACGAGCTTGGCCACGTCAAAGAGGGCGTAGGTGCCGGTGGTCTTACGTTGCTTGCACAACTGCGGGGACTGTCCCTAAACCGCATCAGCCAGGCATGCGACAACGCCATGGATCAATTGCTCGAATCCAGGCTCAACCCCCCTGAATTCCCAACGAATTCCCAAGTGATCCAGCCCCGTAAGGTTTGA